Proteins co-encoded in one Rhopalosiphum maidis isolate BTI-1 chromosome 2, ASM367621v3, whole genome shotgun sequence genomic window:
- the LOC113551409 gene encoding embryonic stem cell-specific 5-hydroxymethylcytosine-binding protein has translation MCGRTACNLKCETYCKATSYKDRKDTLYRQPEWHDEMNDNFKFKQSNNIAPTDVTPILVSGEEFVGYPSRILTPMIWGMIPPWHKGNFNNHGLSTNNCRIENVTTSKLYSEPLTKGRRCVVICEGFYEWKTTEGPGKKKPYFIYMPQKNGVSVYDTNAWESAQWSEQNGWCGPSLLQLAGIYNKWNSSDGDVYSYSVITMESSKSFSQLHHRIPAVLENEQLIEDWLDTRRVSASQAISMLRPTDNLTWYEVSSIVNNSRNKSEDCNKPTSKIVNKSSTFMTSWLTGKNKKSDSNDEDQMRKKPKN, from the exons atgtgcgGCCGAACTGCTTG taacttaaaatgtgaaaCTTATTGCAAAGCAACGAGCTATAAAGATCGTAAAGACACATTGTATCGTCAACCAGAATGGCATGATGAAATGAatgataactttaaatttaaacaatccAACAACATAGCACCTACTGATGTAACTCCTATTCTTGTTTCTGGCGAAGAATTTGTTGGCTACCCTTCTAGGATATTGACACCCATGATATGGGGTATGATACCTCCCTGGCATaag GGAAATTTCAACAACCATGGATTAAGTACAAATAATTGTCGAATAGAAAATGTAACAACTTCAAAACTTTACAGTGAACCATTGACTAAAGGAAGAAGATGTGTTGTAATTTGTGAAGGTTTCTACGAATGGAAAACAACTGAAGGACCCGGAAAGAAAAAGCCTTACTTTATATACATGCCCCAGAAAAATGGA gtTTCAGTTTATGATACAAATGCTTGGGAATCAGCTCAGTGGTCAGAACAAAATGGTTGGTGTGGACCATCTCTACTACAATTAGCtggtatttacaataaatggaATTCATCCGATGGGGATGTTTATAGCTATTCAGTTATCACAATGGAATCAAGCAAGTCATTTTCACAACTTCATCACAGAATTCCTGCAGTCTTAGAGAATGAACAACTTATAGAG GACTGGTTAGATACTAGAAGGGTGTCTGCAAGTCAAGCCATCTCTATGCTTCGTCCTACTGATAATCTGACCTGGTATGAAGTGTCAAGCATAGTCAACAACTCGCGTAACAAAAGTGAAGATTGTAATAAACCTacatcaaaaat agTTAACAAAAGCAGCACTTTTATGACATCTTGGTTaacaggaaaaaataaaaaaagtgataGTAATGATGAAGATCAAATGAggaaaaaacctaaaaattaa
- the LOC113553783 gene encoding JNK1/MAPK8-associated membrane protein: MGDYYQHFLNNHNNIDHILELRCPGYYCGRRDLGNGRTSDCGSCPSGTKVNSFHICQPCTDSPSSYDYMYLLFMATVPLLFHAVYIDLSLSSIVWAFKGKSGNSQKKTKTKIILNISAILEIFIAAALAVLVVDPIGQLWIRSCRTQWLSDWYTVLYNPTPDYRESLRCTQEAVYPLYSMIFIFYLACIIVLLTIRPLLSAYFNLNRGAYLKTIYAGLYFFPIAAIIHAFLGGIVYITFPYIVIVVSVISSAIHFATEINQSAKYLIVNTVCVPRNILIVAVHWVSHGFGIVAITQLENPPVDYALLLLIPLPTLFYIATTRISEPSKILVLYCN; the protein is encoded by the exons ATGGGAgattattatcaacattttcttAAT aatcataacaatattgatCATATACTCGAACTGAGATGTCCAGGTTACTATTGTGGTCGAAGAGATTTGGGTAATGGACGTACAAGTGATTGTGGTTCATGCCCATCTGGTACAAAAGTAAATTCATTTCATATTTGTCAACCATGCACAGATTCACCATCATCATATGATTACATGTATCTCTTATTCATGGCGACTGTGCCTTTATTATTTCATGCTGTGTACATAGATCTGTCTTTGTCATCAATAGTATGGGCTTTCAAAGGAAAaag tgGAAATTctcagaaaaaaacaaaaacgaaaattatcttaaatatatctgcaatattggaaatatttattgcaGCGGCTTTAGCAGTCCTAGTTGTAGATCCTATTGGCCAACTATGGATTCGATCGTGTCGTACACAGTGGCTATCTGATTGGTACACAGTTTTGTATAATCCAACACCGGATTACCGTGAATCATTAAGATGTACTCAAGAAGCCGTGTATccatt atattccatgatttttattttttatttggcttgtataattgttttacttaCGATACGTCCTTTGCTCTCTgcttattttaatcttaacaGAGGGgcctatttaaaaactatatatgcTGGATTATATTTCTTTCCCATAGCAGCTATAATTCATGCATTCTTAGGAGGCATTgttt acatCACGTTTccttatattgtaattgttgTTTCTGTAATATCAAGCGCAATTCATTTTGCTACAGAAATAAAtcag TCTgcaaaatatttgattgtgAACACTGTATGTGTACCAAGAAACATACTTATCGTAGCTGTTCATTGGGTCAGTCATGGATTTGGTATTGTAGCCATAACTCAGTTGGAAAATCCACCAGTTGACTATGCTTTATTGTTACTTATTCCTTTACCAACTCTTTTCTATATAGCAACTACACGCATAAGCGAACCATCGAAAATActtgtattgtattgtaattag
- the LOC113552786 gene encoding transcription factor IIIB 90 kDa subunit: MKCSDCGSLNLDSSDGPTVCMDCGGVMDESHIVSEVQFEETDHGSRAVGQFLSSDSQAANFHNFGSAFHHGMKQPSREMTQAKARRGIQVLSNSLNLSPQTLENACVYYNMALKRHFTRGRKNALIYAASVYIACRMEGTMHMLLDVADASEVNAFELGKTYLRMMQTLTLTVPSLDPSIFLMRFVNSLDFGDKTHIVYTTAMRLLQRMMRDSIHTGRRPSSLCGAALLISGRMHDFNRTTDDIIKVVHCHHATLKKRLLEFKDTPSSMLSIEEFMTVDLEETHDPPSYRVARARDKERIDKFFEANDSEKVIDEVKTAIEKELSKKKNTTVLGVNLVEIAAAAPPEPGSSCKPVNVGPSLEIMGLSENKRSYEDDDEEDSLCDVVIDEDEIDSYILSKESHQIKRNMWMKMHGTAFRKMQLSREERAKNPKVIRAKEKKAKNSLRTPAKTAAEAVERVLKKKKLSSKINYDILDNLDSFVNSDSSSLPGL, encoded by the exons ATGAAGTGTTCAGACTGTGGTTCTCTGAACCTGGATTCCAGTGATGGACCTACAGTATGCATGGATTGTGGTGGAGTTATGGACGAATCACATATTGTCTCTGAAGTCCAATTCGAAGAAACTGACCATGGATCCCGTGCTGTTGGACAGTTTTTATCATCTGATTCTCAAGCTGCTAACTTTCACAACTTTGGTAGCGCTTTCCACCATGGCATGAAGCAACCATCTCGAGAAATGACTCAAGCCAAAGCTAGGCGTGGTATACAAGTATTAAGCAACAGTCTTAATCTTAGTCCTCAAACTTTGGAAAACGCTTGCGTCTATTACAATATGGCATTGAAAAGACACTTTACGCGAGGAAGAAAGAATGCTCTGATCTATGCAGCATCTGTATACATAGCGTGCCGTATGGAAGGCACCATGCACATGCTTTTAGATGTAGCTGATGCTAGTGAAGTTAATGCATTTGAACTAGGAAAGACATACCTGAGAATGATGCAAACATTGACTCTGACTGTGCCTAGTCTTGATCCCAGTATTTTCCTCATGCGTTTTGTTAATTCTCTAGATTTTGGTGATAAGACccatattgtgtatacaacAGCAATGCGATTACTGCAAAGAATGATGAGGGATTCAATTCATACag gTAGAAGACCATCTAGTTTATGTGGTGCAGCTTTATTGATTTCAGGGCGTATGCATGATTTTAACCGTACTACTGATGACATTATTAAAGTTGTTCATTGCCATCATGCCACTTTGAAGAAACGGTTACTGGAGTTTAAAGACACACCTTCCAGTATGTTGTCAATAGAAGAATTTATGACTGTTGACTTAGAAGAAACTCACGATCCTCCATCCTATCGGGTAGCTCGTGCTAGAGATAAGGAGCGCATAGATAAGTTTTTTGAAGCAAATGATAGTGAAAAAGTGATTGATGAAGTAAAAACTGCAATTGAAAAAGAACtgagtaagaaaaaaaatactacagtTTTAGGTGTCAACTTGGTAGAAATTGCAGCAGCAGCACCCCCCGAACCTGGAAGTAGTTGTAAACCTGTCAATGTAGGGCCTTCGTTAGAAATTATGGGTTTATCTGAAAATAAACGGTCTTATGAAGATGATGACGAAGAGGATTCATTGTGTGATGTTGTAATAGATGAAGACGAAATagattcttatattttatctaaggAAAGCCATCAAATCAAGAGAAACATGTGGATGAAAATGCATGGTACTGCTTTCAGAAAAATGCAATTGAGTAGAGAAGAAAGAGCAAAGAATCCAAAGGTTATTAGagctaaagaaaaaaaagccaAAAACTCATTACGAACACCAGCAAAGACGGCAGCTGAAGCTGTGGAACGAgttttgaaaaagaaaaaactatcATCAAAAATCAACTATGATATACTTGACAATCTTGACAGTTTTGTTAATTCTGATTCCTCGTCCTTACCtggactataa
- the LOC113551410 gene encoding nucleoside diphosphate kinase — protein sequence MSGDAYSERTFIMVKPDGVQRGLVGKIIKRFEEKGFKLVAMKFMWASEELLSKHYADLSSRPFFPGLVKYMASGPVVPMVWEGLDVVKTGRFILGATDPKNSNPGTIRGDLCIQVGRNIIHGSDAVESANKEIALWFSEKEVVSWSRSSDSWLYGEN from the exons atgaGCGGAGATGCTTATTCAGAACGTACATTCATCATGGTTAAGCCGGATGGTGTTCAACGCGGCCTGGTTGGTAAGATAATCAAACGTTTTGAAGAAAAAGGATTCAAATTGGTTGCAATGAAATTTATGTGG gcATCTGaagaattattatcaaaacactATGCTGATTTATCAAGCAGACCATTTTTCCCTGGCCTTGTCAAGTATATGGCTTCTGGACCTGTAGTGCCAAtg GTTTGGGAAGGATTGGATGTTGTTAAAACTGGACGTTTCATTCTTGGTGCAACTGACCCAAAAAACTCAAATCCTGGTACAATTAGAGGTGATTTATGTATCCAAGTTGGCcg caacATAATTCATGGTTCAGATGCTGTAGAATCAGCCAACAAAGAAATTGCTTTGTGGTTTTCGGAGAAAGAAGTGGTATCATGGTCAAGGTCCAGTGATTCTTGGTTGTATggtgaaaactaa